The proteins below come from a single Elgaria multicarinata webbii isolate HBS135686 ecotype San Diego chromosome 11, rElgMul1.1.pri, whole genome shotgun sequence genomic window:
- the LOC134406240 gene encoding histone H2A type 2-C-like translates to MSGRGKQGGKARAKAKTRSSRAGLQFPVGRVHRLLRKGNYAERVGAGAPVYLAAVLEYLTAEILELAGNAARDNKKTRIIPRHLQLAIRNDEELNKLLGKVTIAQGGVLPNIQAVLLPKKTESHKAKGK, encoded by the coding sequence ATGTCTGGACGTGGCAAACAAGGCGGCAAAGCAAGAGCTAAGGCGAAGACTCGCTCTTCCCGCGCTGGGCTGCAGTTCCCCGTGGGTCGTGTGCACCGTTTGCTGCGCAAGGGGAATTACGCAGAGCGCGTTGGGGCTGGGGCGCCCGTCTACCTGGCTGCAGTGCTGGAATATCTGACTGCGGAAATCCTGGAGTTGGCCGGGAACGCTGCCCGAGACAACAAGAAGACCAGGATCATCCCTCGCCATTTGCAGCTCGCCATCCGCAACGACGAGGAATTGAACAAACTCCTGGGCAAAGTCACCATCGCCCAAGGAGGCGTCCTGCCTAACATCCAAGCTGTTCTCCTGCCCAAGAAGACCGAAAGCCACAAGGcgaaaggaaaataa
- the LOC134406401 gene encoding histone H3, which produces MARTKQTARKSTGGKAPRKQLATKAARKSAPATGGVKKPHRYRPGTVALREIRRYQKSTELLIRKLPFQRLVREIAQDFKTDLRFQSSAVMALQEASEAYLVGLFEDTNLCAIHAKRVTIMPKDIQLARRIRGERA; this is translated from the coding sequence ATGGCTCGTACCAAGCAGACGGCTCGCAAGTCCACCGGCGGGAAAGCCCCGCGCAAGCAGCTGGCCACTAAGGCGGCCAGGAAAAGCGCCCCGGCCACCGGAGGCGTGAAGAAGCCTCACCGCTACCGGCCCGGCACCGTGGCGCTCAGAGAGATCCGTCGCTACCAGAAGTCCACCGAGCTGCTGATCCGCAAGCTGCCTTTCCAGCGCCTGGTGCGAGAGATCGCGCAGGACTTCAAGACCGACCTGCGCTTCCAGAGCTCGGCCGTGATGGCGCTGCAGGAGGCCAGCGAGGCTTACCTGGTGGGCCTGTTCGAAGACACCAACCTGTGCGCCATCCACGCCAAGCGCGTCACCATCATGCCCAAGGACATCCAGCTGGCCCGGCGCATCCGTGGCGAGAGAGCTTAA
- the LOC134406928 gene encoding histone H2B 1/2/3/4/6-like has translation MPEPAKSAPAPKKGSKKAVTKTQKKGDKKRKKSRKESYSIYVYKVLKQVHPDTGISSKAMSIMNSFVNDIFERIAAEASRLAHYNKRSTITSREIQTAVRLLLPGELAKHAVSEGTKAVTKYTSSK, from the coding sequence ATGCCTGAGCCGGCTAAATCTGCTCCTGCTCCTAAGAAGGGCTCCAAAAAAGCTGTAACCAAGACCCAGAAGAAGGGGGACAAGAAGCGCAAGAAGAGCAGGAAGGAGAGCTACTCCATCTACGTCTACAAGGTGCTCAAGCAGGTCCACCCGGACACCGGCATCTCCTCCAAGGCCATGAGCATCATGAACTCGTTCGTCAACGACATCTTCGAGCGCATCGCCGCCGAGGCTTCCCGCCTGGCCCACTACAACAAGCGCTCCACCATCACCTCCCGGGAGATCCAGACCGCTGTGCGCCTTCTCTTGCCCGGGGAGCTGGCCAAGCACGCCGTGTCCGAAGGCACCAAGGCCGTCACCAAGTACACCAGCTCCAAGTAA